In the Arthrobacter sp. 31Y genome, one interval contains:
- the rplI gene encoding 50S ribosomal protein L9: MAKLILTHEVTGLGAAGDVVEVKDGYARNFLLPRGFALTWSKGGEKQVESIKAARAARAHASVEAAQAQAQALSSKKVKLEVKAGESGRLFGTVKPADVAAAVEAAGLGAIDKRNVELPNHIKSVGSYTANVRLHEDVSAVIDLEVVASK; this comes from the coding sequence ATGGCAAAGCTCATTCTGACCCACGAAGTAACCGGTCTCGGTGCTGCTGGCGATGTTGTGGAGGTCAAGGACGGTTACGCACGTAACTTCCTGCTGCCCCGCGGCTTCGCTCTGACCTGGTCCAAGGGTGGCGAGAAGCAGGTTGAGTCCATCAAGGCTGCCCGCGCCGCTCGTGCGCACGCTTCTGTTGAAGCTGCACAGGCACAGGCCCAGGCTCTGTCCTCCAAGAAGGTCAAGCTCGAGGTGAAGGCCGGCGAGTCCGGTCGTCTCTTCGGCACCGTCAAGCCTGCTGACGTCGCTGCTGCTGTTGAGGCCGCTGGCCTCGGCGCCATCGACAAGCGCAACGTTGAACTGCCGAACCACATCAAGTCTGTCGGTTCGTACACGGCCAACGTTCGCCTGCACGAGGATGTTTCTGCTGTCATCGACCTCGAGGTCGTTGCAAGCAAGTAG
- the rpsR gene encoding 30S ribosomal protein S18 produces the protein MAKAELRKPKPKSNPLKAADITVIDYKDVALLRKFISDRGKIRARRVTGVTVQEQRKIAQAIKNAREVALLPYSGAGRG, from the coding sequence TAAGCCCAAACCAAAGTCCAACCCCTTGAAGGCCGCTGACATCACTGTCATCGACTACAAGGACGTAGCACTGCTGCGCAAGTTCATCTCCGACCGCGGAAAGATCCGCGCTCGTCGCGTCACTGGCGTTACCGTTCAGGAACAGCGCAAGATCGCCCAGGCAATCAAGAACGCCCGCGAAGTTGCTCTGCTGCCTTACTCCGGCGCTGGCCGCGGCTAA